A single genomic interval of Syngnathoides biaculeatus isolate LvHL_M chromosome 1, ASM1980259v1, whole genome shotgun sequence harbors:
- the LOC133504077 gene encoding triple functional domain protein-like — protein sequence MEVQQNPEALPQTDYCDMDLIRECGESTASIWLQFLGKTENKVKMLNTIVAFYKITAKMCRALEIFEEEYKKEEDKLDPNCGMDNLTSMIRKHLKRKESFFKVKMSPWKIQGEFLCYTFKLIVCQE from the exons ATGGAGGTTCAGCAGAATCCCGAAGCTTTGCCGCAGACAGACTACTGCGACATGGACCTCATCAGAGAGTGTGGCGAGAGCACGGCGTCCATCTGGCTGCAGTTCTTGGGCAAAACGGAGAACAAAGTCAAGATGCTCAACACCATTGTGGCCTTCTACAAGATCACAGCAAAA ATGTGCCGTGCGTTGGAAATATTTGAGGAGGAATACAAGAAGGAGGAGGACAAACTTGACCCCAATTGTGGGATGGACAATTTGACCTCCATGATCAGGAAACACCTGAAGCGAAAGGAATCCTTCTTCAAGGTTAAAATGTCACCATGGAAGATACAAGGAGAGTTCCTATGTTATACTTTTAAACTTATTGTGTGTCAAGAGTAA